From Populus trichocarpa isolate Nisqually-1 chromosome 19, P.trichocarpa_v4.1, whole genome shotgun sequence, a single genomic window includes:
- the LOC112323232 gene encoding probable glutathione S-transferase parA: protein MEDRVTLLDFWPSSWATRVKVALAEKGIEYESKEQNLIDKSPLLLEMNPVHKMIPVLIHNGKPICESLNIVQYIDEVWKDKSPLLPSDPYQRSQARFWADYIDKKIYDNAKKLWKEKGEKQEEVKREFIEGLKTLEGELGDKLYFGGESFGFVDVVLVPVTSWFYSLEICGKFSIEAECPRFTAWIKRCMEKESVSSSLPDPHKIYDFVLLLKKKMGIE, encoded by the exons ATGGAGGACAGAGTGACTCTATTGGATTTCTGGCCAAGTTCATGGGCAACGAGAGTGAAGGTTGCCTTGGCAGAGAAGGGGATAGAATACGAGTCTAAGGAACAGAACTTGATAGACAAGAGCCCTCTGCTTCTTGAAATGAACCCCGTTCATAAGATGATTCCTGTTCTTATTCACAATGGGAAGCCCATTTGTGAGTCACTTAATATTGTCCAATATATTGATGAGGTGTGGAAGGACAAGTCTCCATTGCTACCCTCGGATCCTTACCAAAGATCCCAAGCCAGATTCTGGGCTGATTACATTGACAAGAAG ATATATGACAATGCCAAGAAGTTATGGAAGGAGAAAGGAGAAAAGCAGGAAGAGGTAAAGAGGGAATTTATAGAAGGCTTGAAGACTCTTGAAGGAGAGCTTGGAGATAAGCTTTACTTTGGTGGTGAAAGCTTTGGATTTGTGGATGTAGTGCTTGTTCCTGTTACCAGCTGGTTCTACTCTCTTGAGATTTGTGGGAAATTTAGCATTGAGGCTGAGTGTCCAAGGTTCACTGCATGGATCAAGAGGTGCATGGAGAAGGAGAGCGTGTCCAGTTCACTTCCTGATCCTCACAAGATCTATGACTTCGTATTGCTGCTTAAGAAGAAAATGGGTATAGAGTAG